In Oscillatoria acuminata PCC 6304, a single window of DNA contains:
- a CDS encoding trifunctional serine/threonine-protein kinase/ATP-binding protein/sensor histidine kinase, with product MNNVTSLPGYEITEELYRGTRTLVYRGIRRDDHQPVVIKILRNLYPNFNEIVQFRNQYTIAKSLNFPNIIKPLSLKFHQNRYLLVMEDFGGISLSNYFKFSSTIGAEIHKCSITEFLKIGIQISEILHYLYQTKIIHKDIKPANILINPDSKEVKLIDFSISSLLPRETQEIQNTSELEGTLAYLSPEQTGRMNRGIDYRSDFYSLGVTCYELLTGQLPFVSEDAMELVHCHLAKQPIPIHEINPQIPLVLSEMVMKMMAKNAENRYQSALGIKHDLEECLAQLEQKGHIEYFKIGQQDISDRFIIPEKLYGREAEVNQLLNAFERVSQNSTEIMLVAGFSGIGKSAVINEVHKPIVRKRGYFIKGKYDQFKRNIPFDAFVQAFQDLMRQLLSESDSQLQAWKTELLQVLGENGQVLIDVIPELENILGEQPPAPELSGDAAQNRFNLLFQKFVQVFSSEKHPLVIFLDDLQWADSASLNLLKLLMQETRYLLILGAYRDNEVSLVHPFILTIDEIVKTGARVNTITLSPLNETHLNQLVADTLNCQLSLAESLTQLIHQKTQGNPFFATQFLRALYDDKLITFDRNQSSFARGGKPGGWQCDIAQIKTLAITDNVVEFMALQLQKLPIETQEVLKLAACIGGEFDLKTLMIIREKSQEITATDLWKALQEGFVLPTTRIYKFFTQSDGEEVFQGSVNPSYRFLHDRVQQSAYSLIPDPQKQVTHLKIGQLLLSHTSVTEQEEKLFEIVNQLNLGKSLISKRSEQTQLAQLNLKAGQKARATTAYTATFEYAMTGIELLGEEGWESQYEMNLALYETATEAAYLNGDFLQMTQLKTRVLEQAKTLLDRVKVYEIEIQAAQAQSQPSQAVKIGLQILKQLGVSFPDQPTLQDIEQALQHTLSLVGGRQPTDLIALPQMTDPTQLAIMGILAGVTASAYVATPTLLPLIMLKQVNLSLEYGNSAFAPNGYCGCGLILCGVVGDIESGYQFGQLALFLLEQLDSKKLKAKTYGQVKSCISHWKEPLVNTLAFFREGYQNGLETGDLEWGGICAILYLMHAWFAGQELSDLSREGAAFCAQFAQQKQKTMAKQGAIFQQAIVNLLGSSTEAWQFKGDIFSEAEDLPIFLEVGNQTAPCYLYVSKLVLCYLFGQIKEATASARALESYLGGATGMSLIPVFHTYDSLTHLANYSQVSPAEQQSILQRVTVNQEKSKRWADAAPMNQLHKFYLVEAEKHRVLSQPAAALEFYDLAIKGAKQNEYIQEEALANELAAKFYLEWDKEKIATVYMQEAYYCYSRWGAKAKVADLEQRYPQLLLPILEPPRTNDLLQQTIARGTITSAHTSSSISDALDLKTLLKASQVISSEIELDKLLMTLLEIMIGNAGANKCVLLLKQGIDLKVVGLIEFGKSPQLLPSISLESSSDIPITLVNNVRRTGKPIILGDARIHPQFTEDSYIQKHQPKSVLCSPILNQGQLVGVLYLENHLTIGAFTSDRVEVLNLICAQAAISLENARLYQTAQQTLTDLKEAQLQIVQSEKMSALGNLVAGIAHEINNPVNFLSGNIDPALDYINDLFDLLNIIHEKYPNLDPEVQGKIEEIELDYIRADLPELIDSMREGVKRINEISNSLRTFSRADSDRPVACNINSGLDSTLMLLKHRLKADETRPEIKVIKHYSDLPIIVCYAGQLNQVFMNLLSNAIDALEESNQGCNYADINHQIIIKTELSSDQQQVIIRIQDNGVGMSEALQAKIFEYLFTTKAVGKGTGLGLAIARQIIVEKHSGTLAVNSTLGQGTEFTISIPSYPKSESEQG from the coding sequence ATGAATAACGTCACCTCCTTACCCGGTTATGAAATCACTGAAGAATTGTACCGAGGGACTCGCACCCTAGTGTATCGAGGCATCCGTAGGGATGACCATCAACCCGTCGTTATCAAAATTTTACGGAACCTCTACCCAAACTTTAACGAAATCGTCCAATTTCGCAACCAATATACCATTGCAAAATCACTCAATTTTCCTAATATCATTAAACCGTTAAGTCTAAAATTTCACCAAAATAGATATCTTCTAGTAATGGAGGATTTTGGAGGAATTTCCCTGTCTAATTATTTTAAATTTAGTTCAACTATAGGGGCTGAAATTCATAAATGTTCGATAACAGAATTTTTGAAAATTGGTATTCAAATTAGCGAAATTCTGCACTATCTTTACCAGACTAAAATTATTCACAAAGATATTAAACCCGCCAACATACTGATTAATCCCGACAGCAAGGAAGTAAAATTAATTGATTTTAGCATTTCGTCTCTCTTGCCCCGAGAGACTCAAGAAATTCAGAATACCTCTGAGTTAGAAGGCACCCTCGCCTATCTCTCTCCTGAACAAACTGGGAGAATGAATCGAGGAATAGACTATCGGAGTGACTTTTATTCCTTAGGTGTCACCTGCTATGAACTTTTAACCGGACAATTACCTTTTGTTTCAGAAGATGCGATGGAATTAGTCCATTGTCATTTGGCAAAACAGCCGATTCCCATCCATGAAATTAATCCCCAAATCCCCCTGGTTTTGTCGGAAATGGTCATGAAAATGATGGCAAAAAATGCCGAAAACCGCTATCAGAGCGCATTGGGAATCAAACATGACTTGGAAGAATGCTTGGCTCAATTAGAACAAAAAGGGCATATTGAATATTTTAAAATTGGGCAGCAAGATATCAGCGATCGCTTCATTATTCCAGAAAAACTTTATGGAAGAGAAGCAGAAGTTAATCAGCTTTTAAATGCTTTTGAACGAGTCAGCCAAAATTCCACAGAAATCATGCTAGTCGCCGGATTTTCTGGAATTGGTAAAAGTGCCGTAATCAATGAAGTTCATAAACCTATTGTTCGGAAACGCGGTTATTTTATCAAGGGTAAATACGACCAATTTAAGCGTAACATTCCCTTTGATGCTTTTGTGCAGGCGTTTCAAGATTTAATGAGACAGTTGCTATCCGAATCCGACAGTCAACTGCAAGCCTGGAAAACTGAGTTACTCCAAGTTCTTGGCGAAAATGGACAAGTCTTAATTGACGTGATTCCGGAGTTAGAAAATATCCTCGGGGAACAGCCCCCGGCCCCGGAATTATCAGGGGATGCTGCCCAAAATCGATTTAATCTCCTCTTTCAAAAATTTGTGCAAGTTTTCAGCAGCGAAAAGCATCCCTTAGTGATATTTTTAGATGACTTGCAATGGGCCGATTCTGCTTCACTGAATTTGCTGAAACTATTGATGCAAGAAACCCGATATTTATTAATATTAGGAGCTTATCGCGATAATGAAGTGTCTCTCGTTCATCCCTTTATTTTAACCATTGATGAAATCGTTAAAACGGGGGCTAGGGTTAATACAATTACTTTGTCGCCGTTAAACGAAACCCATCTCAATCAGTTGGTAGCCGACACTTTAAATTGTCAGTTATCTCTAGCGGAATCGTTAACTCAATTAATTCACCAAAAAACTCAGGGAAATCCTTTTTTTGCCACTCAGTTTTTGAGGGCTTTATATGATGATAAACTCATTACCTTTGACCGGAATCAGTCATCCTTTGCTCGGGGGGGTAAACCTGGGGGGTGGCAATGTGATATAGCCCAAATTAAAACCTTGGCAATTACTGATAATGTGGTAGAATTTATGGCATTACAGTTACAAAAACTGCCGATAGAAACTCAAGAAGTGCTTAAACTAGCCGCTTGTATTGGAGGCGAGTTTGATTTAAAAACTTTAATGATTATCCGGGAAAAATCTCAGGAAATTACAGCTACGGATTTATGGAAAGCATTACAAGAAGGTTTTGTCCTTCCCACCACCCGAATCTATAAGTTTTTTACTCAATCGGATGGTGAAGAAGTTTTTCAAGGCTCAGTTAATCCCTCTTATCGGTTTTTGCACGATCGCGTCCAACAATCGGCCTATTCTCTGATTCCTGACCCGCAAAAACAGGTGACTCACCTCAAAATTGGGCAACTCTTACTCAGTCATACCTCCGTCACGGAACAGGAGGAAAAACTCTTTGAAATTGTTAACCAACTGAATCTGGGGAAAAGCCTGATTAGCAAGCGATCGGAGCAAACGCAACTCGCTCAACTTAATTTGAAAGCCGGACAAAAAGCCAGAGCTACAACCGCCTACACCGCCACATTTGAATATGCCATGACCGGCATCGAATTGTTGGGTGAAGAAGGATGGGAAAGTCAGTATGAAATGAACTTAGCCCTGTACGAAACCGCCACTGAAGCGGCTTATCTAAACGGCGATTTCCTGCAAATGACCCAACTGAAAACAAGGGTTTTAGAACAGGCAAAAACCTTGTTAGACCGAGTGAAAGTTTATGAAATTGAAATTCAAGCGGCCCAAGCACAATCTCAACCTTCACAGGCTGTAAAAATTGGTTTACAAATTCTCAAGCAGTTAGGAGTGAGTTTTCCGGACCAACCGACCCTACAAGATATTGAACAAGCCCTGCAACACACTTTATCCCTTGTCGGCGGTAGGCAACCAACGGATTTAATTGCCCTGCCACAGATGACCGACCCGACTCAGTTAGCTATTATGGGAATTCTGGCCGGTGTCACCGCATCTGCCTATGTTGCAACGCCCACACTGTTACCCTTGATCATGCTCAAACAAGTGAATTTGTCACTCGAATATGGTAATAGTGCCTTTGCTCCGAATGGCTATTGTGGCTGTGGGCTTATCTTATGCGGGGTCGTGGGAGACATTGAATCTGGCTATCAATTCGGGCAATTGGCACTCTTTTTACTCGAACAACTTGACAGCAAAAAATTAAAAGCTAAAACCTATGGACAAGTTAAGAGCTGTATTTCCCACTGGAAAGAACCCCTGGTCAATACGTTAGCCTTTTTCCGCGAAGGCTATCAAAATGGACTAGAAACGGGGGATTTAGAATGGGGGGGCATTTGTGCCATCCTGTATTTGATGCACGCTTGGTTTGCCGGTCAGGAATTAAGCGATTTGAGTCGAGAAGGTGCTGCTTTTTGTGCTCAATTTGCTCAACAAAAACAAAAAACGATGGCCAAACAAGGAGCTATATTTCAACAAGCCATTGTCAATTTATTAGGAAGTTCAACAGAAGCATGGCAATTTAAGGGGGATATTTTTAGTGAAGCCGAGGATCTGCCGATTTTTCTGGAAGTGGGGAATCAAACAGCTCCTTGCTATCTTTATGTGAGCAAGTTGGTGCTGTGTTATCTGTTTGGGCAAATCAAAGAGGCGACTGCATCTGCTAGGGCTCTTGAAAGTTACTTAGGTGGGGCTACCGGAATGTCCCTAATTCCTGTTTTCCATACTTATGATTCTCTAACTCATCTGGCGAACTATTCTCAAGTTTCTCCGGCAGAACAACAAAGCATTTTACAACGGGTGACTGTTAATCAGGAAAAAAGCAAACGATGGGCTGATGCTGCACCCATGAATCAACTCCATAAATTTTATTTAGTTGAAGCCGAAAAACATCGCGTTCTCAGTCAACCAGCAGCAGCCCTAGAATTCTATGACTTGGCGATTAAAGGAGCCAAACAAAACGAATATATCCAAGAAGAAGCACTCGCCAATGAACTAGCCGCTAAATTTTACTTAGAATGGGACAAAGAAAAAATTGCCACCGTCTATATGCAGGAAGCGTACTATTGTTATTCACGATGGGGCGCTAAAGCCAAGGTTGCAGATTTAGAACAACGTTATCCTCAACTTCTGTTACCTATCTTGGAACCCCCTCGTACCAACGACTTATTGCAACAAACCATTGCCCGAGGAACCATCACTTCGGCTCACACCTCTAGCAGCATCTCTGACGCCTTAGATTTAAAAACCCTGCTTAAAGCCTCTCAAGTGATTTCTAGCGAGATTGAATTAGACAAACTTTTAATGACCCTCCTAGAAATTATGATTGGCAATGCGGGCGCTAATAAGTGTGTCTTACTGCTTAAACAAGGGATAGATTTAAAAGTTGTCGGATTGATAGAGTTTGGAAAATCACCCCAACTCTTACCCTCAATTTCCCTAGAATCTAGCTCAGATATTCCGATTACTTTGGTAAATAATGTCAGGCGGACTGGAAAACCGATTATCTTAGGAGATGCTCGAATTCATCCTCAGTTTACAGAGGATAGTTATATTCAAAAGCATCAACCTAAAAGTGTGCTGTGTAGCCCGATTCTCAATCAAGGTCAGTTGGTGGGCGTATTATATCTAGAAAATCATCTGACCATAGGGGCTTTTACCAGCGATCGCGTGGAAGTCCTCAACCTAATATGCGCTCAAGCTGCTATTTCCTTAGAAAATGCCCGTCTCTATCAAACTGCACAACAAACCTTAACGGATCTTAAAGAAGCACAACTTCAAATCGTGCAAAGCGAAAAGATGTCAGCCTTGGGAAACTTAGTCGCTGGAATAGCTCACGAAATCAATAACCCGGTTAACTTTTTAAGTGGTAATATTGATCCAGCTTTGGATTACATTAATGATTTGTTTGATTTGTTAAATATAATTCACGAAAAGTATCCAAATTTAGACCCGGAAGTTCAAGGTAAAATAGAAGAAATCGAACTCGACTATATCCGAGCCGACTTGCCGGAATTAATCGATTCTATGCGGGAAGGCGTCAAACGGATTAACGAGATTAGTAATAGCCTGAGAACCTTCTCCCGTGCTGACAGCGATCGCCCTGTTGCTTGCAATATTAACTCGGGACTGGATAGTACCTTAATGCTTCTCAAGCATCGCCTCAAAGCCGATGAAACTCGCCCAGAGATTAAAGTAATTAAGCACTATAGTGATTTGCCAATCATCGTATGCTATGCGGGACAATTAAATCAGGTATTTATGAATCTTTTGAGTAATGCGATCGATGCTCTGGAAGAATCTAATCAAGGATGTAACTATGCTGACATCAATCATCAAATTATTATCAAAACTGAACTCTCCTCTGACCAGCAACAGGTGATTATTCGGATTCAGGACAATGGTGTAGGAATGAGTGAAGCGTTGCAAGCCAAAATTTTTGAGTATTTATTTACCACCAAAGCGGTGGGTAAAGGGACCGGACTAGGATTGGCGATCGCCCGTCAGATTATCGTGGAAAAACACTCAGGAACCCTAGCAGTTAATTCAACTTTAGGCCAAGGCACAGAATTTACAATTTCCATTCCCTCCTATCCTAAATCCGAATCAGAGCAAGGTTGA
- a CDS encoding MASE1 domain-containing protein, with translation MERSPAPVQFRKNLFLIPTIALFYCVLGLLGLKLAVLPGEVTAVWIPAGVGLGAVLIWGNRIWPSIALGSFGISVLLSPTPLSLAVGVVTAVGNTLTPLWGAALIRRLTHTRYPFHRVNEVFIFVACGAIAAQTISATVGILALCVAQWVDWSNFAQSWVTWWVSNVAGVLIFTPVLLTWHHFFSQSWQQRKGTRIFSHLGKIVGQELRSLRLESFSWFLLFDGVVSLAFWYGYPVEYLMIPLLGWAAFRFSERWTTLAIALTGLMAIAGTILNRSSFVRDNLNAALLFLESFIGVISVTTLVLIAVLEERRQALEGLKQAKAELEYRVIERTQELSQANEQLMRQEIHLTEKAESLANALRQVKQTQGQLIHNEKMISLGQLVAGIAHEINNPVSFIYSNLSPATDYFQDILDLLSLYQEKYQDPDPEIVKLESQIDLPFIKKDLFKLLNSMKSGADRIQRIVLSLRNFSRLDQAQLKAVDIHEGLESTLLILQHRIQGSESLPPQIEVIKDYSPLPPVECLAGELNQVFMNLLSNAIDAIEAHAPANSGRIHIQTLELEDEQIQIAITDNGGGIPPAVQNKIFDPFFTTKPVGQGTGLGLYISYEMIVQKHHGTLICRSEPGVSTTFEITLPLRNTSDSNLE, from the coding sequence ATGGAGAGAAGCCCCGCCCCAGTTCAATTCCGGAAAAACCTATTCCTAATCCCTACGATCGCCCTTTTTTACTGTGTTTTGGGCCTCCTTGGACTCAAGTTAGCCGTCCTCCCCGGTGAGGTTACAGCAGTTTGGATTCCGGCAGGGGTGGGTTTGGGGGCAGTTCTGATCTGGGGAAACCGGATTTGGCCCAGTATTGCTTTGGGATCCTTTGGTATTTCAGTGTTGTTGAGTCCGACCCCCCTCAGTCTAGCAGTCGGGGTAGTGACTGCGGTGGGAAATACCCTGACACCTCTATGGGGGGCTGCTTTGATTCGACGCTTAACTCACACCCGCTATCCGTTTCATCGGGTGAATGAAGTGTTTATTTTTGTCGCCTGTGGGGCGATCGCCGCTCAAACCATCAGTGCTACTGTGGGCATTTTGGCTCTTTGTGTGGCGCAATGGGTAGATTGGTCGAATTTTGCACAGTCTTGGGTGACTTGGTGGGTGTCTAATGTGGCCGGTGTGCTGATTTTTACCCCAGTTTTGTTGACTTGGCATCACTTTTTCAGCCAGAGTTGGCAACAGAGAAAGGGGACTCGAATTTTCTCTCACTTGGGAAAAATTGTGGGGCAAGAATTGCGGTCTCTGCGGTTGGAAAGTTTTAGCTGGTTTTTGCTATTTGATGGAGTGGTTAGTTTAGCGTTTTGGTATGGATATCCCGTGGAATATTTAATGATTCCCTTATTGGGTTGGGCGGCATTTCGCTTTTCGGAACGTTGGACCACGTTAGCGATCGCCTTGACTGGATTAATGGCGATCGCTGGAACCATTCTCAATCGCAGTTCCTTTGTCCGAGACAATCTCAATGCCGCTCTCCTATTCTTAGAATCCTTTATTGGCGTCATCTCCGTCACCACCCTGGTTCTGATTGCCGTCCTCGAAGAACGTCGTCAGGCTTTAGAGGGCTTAAAACAAGCCAAAGCCGAACTAGAATATAGGGTGATCGAACGCACTCAGGAACTCTCGCAAGCGAATGAACAACTCATGCGCCAAGAAATTCATTTGACAGAAAAAGCCGAGTCTCTCGCCAATGCTTTACGTCAAGTCAAGCAAACCCAAGGTCAATTGATTCACAATGAAAAAATGATTAGTTTGGGACAGTTAGTCGCGGGAATTGCTCATGAAATCAATAATCCCGTCAGTTTTATTTACAGCAATCTCTCTCCCGCTACAGATTACTTTCAAGATATCCTGGACTTATTGTCCCTGTATCAAGAAAAATATCAAGACCCCGACCCTGAGATTGTAAAACTGGAAAGTCAGATAGATTTACCCTTTATTAAAAAAGATTTGTTTAAACTCCTAAATTCTATGAAATCCGGGGCCGATCGCATCCAGCGCATTGTCTTAAGTCTCCGGAATTTTTCCCGATTAGATCAAGCTCAGTTGAAAGCGGTCGATATTCACGAAGGATTAGAAAGTACCCTGTTGATTCTACAACATCGCATCCAGGGTTCCGAGTCTCTACCTCCCCAGATTGAGGTGATCAAAGACTATAGTCCACTCCCTCCGGTTGAATGTTTGGCGGGGGAACTCAATCAAGTGTTTATGAATCTTCTCAGCAATGCAATTGATGCGATCGAAGCCCATGCACCCGCTAATTCCGGAAGGATTCACATCCAGACTCTGGAACTAGAAGACGAGCAAATTCAGATTGCCATTACCGATAATGGCGGCGGTATTCCTCCGGCAGTTCAAAATAAAATTTTTGACCCCTTTTTTACCACAAAACCCGTAGGTCAAGGCACCGGATTAGGACTTTATATCAGTTATGAGATGATTGTCCAAAAGCATCACGGCACTCTAATTTGTCGTTCAGAACCGGGAGTTAGCACTACTTTTGAAATTACCCTTCCCCTCCGGAACACTTCCGACAGTAACCTTGAGTGA
- a CDS encoding GNAT family N-acetyltransferase, protein MKIFLETDRLILRYFNDTDVHHLLELDSDPTVMRYINGGISSNLADIEAGLERIFDYYENYENFGFWATHEKVSGEFIGWFHFYPAITSSFGVAANLVREGEIALGYRLRQSSWGKGYGTEGARSLRDKGFNEWGVNRIIAWALQANQASIRVMEKVGLQLECDYQLKPEQLPALKQPEERLILKYGCDNIKFLPRE, encoded by the coding sequence ATGAAAATTTTTCTCGAAACTGACCGTTTAATCCTGCGGTATTTTAACGATACCGATGTTCATCACCTTTTAGAATTAGACAGTGACCCGACGGTGATGCGCTACATTAATGGCGGAATTTCCAGTAATTTAGCCGACATTGAAGCAGGGTTAGAGCGCATTTTCGACTATTATGAAAATTACGAAAATTTTGGGTTTTGGGCCACTCATGAAAAAGTCTCCGGAGAGTTTATTGGCTGGTTTCACTTTTACCCCGCCATCACCAGTTCTTTTGGGGTAGCGGCGAACCTCGTCCGAGAGGGGGAGATTGCTTTAGGATATCGCTTGCGGCAGTCGAGTTGGGGGAAAGGATATGGCACCGAAGGAGCGCGATCGCTCCGGGATAAAGGATTTAATGAGTGGGGAGTCAACAGAATTATCGCTTGGGCATTACAAGCCAATCAAGCCTCTATTCGAGTCATGGAAAAAGTTGGGTTACAATTGGAATGTGATTATCAGTTAAAACCTGAGCAGTTACCGGCCTTAAAACAACCCGAGGAACGGCTGATTCTCAAGTATGGGTGCGATAACATTAAATTTTTACCCAGAGAATAA
- the ald gene encoding alanine dehydrogenase encodes MEIGVPKETKDREYRVGLSPSSVRVLTEQGHSVFIETHAGVGSGFSDQEYLHSGGKIVPTAKDAWSQELVVKVKEPLPGEYGYLHKEQLLFTYLHLAADRQLTETLMESGVCAIAYETVELPDRRLPLLTPMSIIAGRLSVQFGARYLERQQGGRGVLLGGVPGVKPGHVVILGGGIVGTEAARMAVGMGARVQILDINVDRLAYLETLFGSRVELLYSESLQIEAAVSDADLLIGAVLVPGRRAPILVPRQLVETMRPGSVIIDVAVDQGGCVETLQPTSHTNPTYIEAGVVHYGVPNMPGAVPWTATQALNNSTLPYVVKLANNGIKALDFDAALSKGLNVKNHQLLHPDVQHGFPDLVP; translated from the coding sequence ATGGAAATCGGCGTCCCAAAAGAAACAAAAGATCGGGAATATCGGGTGGGGTTGAGTCCGAGTAGCGTCAGAGTCCTCACGGAACAGGGACATTCTGTATTTATCGAAACCCATGCAGGGGTCGGTTCGGGATTCAGCGATCAAGAGTATCTCCATAGCGGGGGGAAAATTGTCCCCACGGCGAAAGATGCCTGGAGTCAGGAATTGGTGGTGAAGGTGAAAGAACCTTTACCGGGGGAATATGGGTATTTGCACAAAGAACAACTGCTGTTTACCTATCTCCATTTAGCCGCCGATCGCCAATTAACCGAGACCCTGATGGAATCCGGTGTCTGTGCGATCGCCTATGAAACCGTCGAACTCCCGGATAGACGACTCCCCCTACTCACCCCCATGAGCATCATCGCCGGACGTCTCTCCGTGCAGTTTGGCGCGAGATACCTCGAACGGCAACAAGGGGGACGGGGAGTGCTGTTAGGAGGCGTTCCTGGGGTCAAACCGGGCCATGTGGTCATCTTAGGCGGGGGGATAGTCGGGACAGAAGCGGCCCGGATGGCAGTCGGCATGGGGGCGCGAGTGCAAATTTTGGATATCAACGTCGATCGCCTCGCCTATCTGGAAACCTTGTTTGGGTCCCGGGTCGAACTGCTGTATAGTGAGTCCTTACAAATCGAAGCAGCCGTTTCCGATGCCGACTTACTCATTGGTGCCGTCCTCGTTCCCGGACGTCGGGCACCGATTTTAGTCCCGCGTCAGTTAGTGGAAACCATGCGTCCTGGGTCAGTGATTATTGATGTTGCAGTGGATCAAGGCGGATGTGTAGAAACCTTGCAACCCACTTCCCATACAAATCCTACTTATATTGAAGCCGGAGTTGTGCATTATGGCGTACCTAATATGCCCGGTGCCGTCCCTTGGACAGCAACCCAAGCCCTTAATAATAGTACCTTACCCTATGTGGTGAAATTAGCCAATAATGGAATTAAAGCCTTAGACTTTGATGCAGCTTTATCTAAGGGACTGAATGTGAAAAACCATCAACTATTGCATCCAGATGTTCAGCATGGTTTCCCTGATTTAGTCCCTTAG
- a CDS encoding heavy metal-responsive transcriptional regulator, producing MMETLVGEKSLKIGEVSATSGLPVKTIRYYEEIGLLEPTVDRADSGYRIFDSTVLNRLAFIKRSQSLGLSLTEIKEILQVHDRGELPCGEVRHHLEAKVAAIDEQIRSLETLRSELQGILQGWQESPPKDQIAQTICPNIQQDCHHHGD from the coding sequence ATGATGGAAACTTTGGTGGGTGAAAAATCCCTAAAAATTGGTGAAGTGTCTGCAACTTCGGGATTGCCGGTGAAGACGATTCGCTATTATGAAGAAATTGGTCTGTTGGAACCCACCGTAGACCGGGCAGATTCGGGTTATCGAATCTTTGACTCTACGGTTCTGAATCGGTTGGCTTTTATTAAGCGATCGCAATCTTTGGGATTAAGTCTGACGGAAATCAAAGAGATTTTGCAGGTTCACGATCGCGGCGAGTTACCTTGTGGAGAAGTTCGACATCATTTAGAGGCCAAAGTAGCGGCTATTGATGAACAAATCCGGTCGTTAGAAACCCTCCGTTCGGAGTTGCAAGGCATTCTCCAGGGCTGGCAAGAATCCCCCCCCAAGGACCAAATTGCTCAGACGATTTGCCCAAATATTCAACAAGACTGCCATCATCATGGGGACTGA
- a CDS encoding WD40 repeat domain-containing protein — protein MERFRLKNPVLTQGLIPRLLAYLPALPLLLGTALFPLGEITRATPQPRMPDPSSVQSSLSWGTLSNSRIQGQDDRPIPLSWNNPELFLAIEGESATIQSLAFSPDGRFIALGGGRNDPRIEIWDLQQEKRIHHWKTYQNRVLALTFSPDGNTLVSSGDGGAIEIWDVQEGKLLHQFLEHRSNVLSLAISPDGRNLVSGGLDGIRFWDLRDRQLIQVLLNLQPIYSVAFRGDGQLIAAGTHEGNVILWPVIPGEGIAIVGNPLATSFQHDRGITTLDFTPDGNRLISGSFDATIKCWDLVNRELVYTLVDHPSWIKSLKINPNGQLFASASRDGIRFWNLETGEAVGFISSESDWAQAIAWYPDGLTLATGGLDRIVNLWRGGMGPNEDAIASPNP, from the coding sequence ATGGAGAGATTCAGATTAAAAAACCCTGTCCTAACTCAGGGTTTAATCCCTCGATTACTGGCCTATCTTCCCGCCCTCCCCTTACTACTAGGAACTGCCTTGTTTCCCCTGGGGGAAATCACTCGGGCGACGCCTCAACCCCGGATGCCGGACCCTTCTTCTGTGCAGTCCTCATTATCTTGGGGTACTCTGTCTAATTCAAGGATTCAAGGGCAAGACGATCGCCCCATCCCCCTGAGTTGGAACAATCCAGAATTATTTCTGGCCATCGAAGGCGAATCCGCCACAATTCAATCCCTGGCCTTTAGTCCCGATGGCCGCTTTATTGCCCTAGGCGGAGGCAGAAATGATCCGAGAATTGAAATCTGGGATTTACAACAAGAAAAACGGATTCACCACTGGAAAACCTATCAAAATCGAGTCCTCGCCCTGACTTTTTCTCCCGATGGAAATACCCTCGTGAGTTCGGGAGATGGCGGGGCGATCGAAATTTGGGATGTCCAAGAAGGTAAATTATTACATCAATTTTTAGAACATAGAAGTAATGTACTTTCCTTGGCCATTTCCCCCGATGGCCGAAATTTAGTCAGTGGCGGTTTAGATGGAATTCGCTTTTGGGATTTGCGCGATCGCCAACTGATCCAAGTCTTATTAAATTTACAACCGATTTATTCCGTAGCATTTCGAGGGGATGGACAACTGATCGCCGCCGGAACTCATGAGGGTAATGTTATTTTATGGCCAGTGATTCCCGGTGAAGGAATCGCCATTGTCGGCAATCCCCTAGCGACTTCCTTTCAACACGATCGCGGAATTACTACCTTAGATTTTACCCCCGATGGCAATCGTTTAATTTCCGGTAGTTTTGATGCCACGATTAAATGTTGGGATTTAGTTAACCGAGAACTGGTTTACACTCTGGTGGATCATCCTAGTTGGATTAAGTCGCTGAAAATTAACCCGAATGGTCAACTGTTTGCCAGTGCATCGCGGGATGGAATTCGCTTCTGGAATCTGGAGACAGGAGAGGCAGTCGGGTTTATTTCGTCCGAGTCAGATTGGGCACAGGCGATCGCCTGGTATCCCGATGGACTGACCCTCGCCACTGGGGGATTAGACCGAATCGTCAACTTGTGGCGAGGTGGCATGGGTCCCAATGAAGATGCGATCGCCTCCCCCAATCCCTGA